A single window of Nitrospirota bacterium DNA harbors:
- a CDS encoding PEP-CTERM sorting domain-containing protein — translation MRNILTGVIVMVLFVTANVAAGGTPPLPPVTQVPEPSSLLLLASGAASIGGVVLWRWKKR, via the coding sequence ATGAGGAATATATTAACAGGTGTAATCGTTATGGTCCTGTTTGTTACCGCGAATGTCGCTGCTGGAGGAACTCCTCCTCTCCCGCCTGTTACGCAGGTGCCTGAGCCCAGCTCACTTTTATTACTGGCTTCAGGGGCTGCATCAATAGGTGGAGTAGTCTTGTGGCGGTGGAAAAAGAGATAG
- a CDS encoding alpha-D-glucose phosphate-specific phosphoglucomutase: protein MTLHPLAGKPAPQSILINVPELITSYFTRHPDVSDPAQCVAFGTSGHRGVSLQKGFNEDHILAITQSVIHYRKENGIDGPLFLGMDTHALSEPAYVTALEVLSANGINVLIQKGRGYTPTPVISHAILTYNRERKSGLADGIVITPSHNPPESGGIKYNPPNGGPADTGITRWIEGMANDLLRNSNSGVKRIPYERAIKADTTREHDYIKSYVEDLENIIDMDIISSARLRLGADAMGGAGLAFWEPIAERYGLNIEVKNQYADPTFRFMTVDKDGRIRMDCSSPYAMVSLINLRDQYDIAFGNDPDFDRHGIVTPGAGLMNPNHYLLVAIWYLFQNRNGWRSDAAVGKTLVSSSMIDRVAKHLGRRLSEVPVGFKWFVEGLIDGSCGFGGEESAGASFLRKDGTVWTTDKDGFIMDLLAAEMTARTGRDPGEHYHDLTEMFGDPVYERIDVASSREQKKILERLSPDQITTTLLAGEKIISTFTTAPGNGAPIGGLKVVTENGWFAARPSGTEDIYKVYAESFRGKEHLREIQVEAEEIIRNTFKTAGVL from the coding sequence ATGACCTTACATCCTTTAGCAGGGAAACCTGCCCCGCAATCTATACTGATCAACGTCCCGGAGCTGATCACCTCATACTTTACGAGGCATCCGGATGTGTCGGATCCGGCCCAGTGTGTCGCATTTGGCACCTCAGGACACCGGGGCGTTTCCTTGCAAAAAGGTTTTAACGAGGATCATATCCTTGCTATAACGCAGTCCGTTATCCATTACCGTAAAGAGAATGGTATTGACGGCCCGCTATTTCTTGGCATGGATACACATGCACTGTCGGAACCGGCCTATGTTACGGCACTGGAAGTCCTGTCAGCCAATGGGATCAACGTACTGATCCAGAAGGGGCGGGGTTATACGCCGACACCTGTAATCTCCCATGCCATCCTGACATACAACCGTGAAAGAAAGTCCGGCCTGGCCGATGGCATCGTCATTACGCCCTCTCATAATCCCCCTGAAAGCGGCGGCATCAAATATAACCCGCCAAATGGCGGACCTGCGGACACAGGTATTACACGGTGGATAGAAGGTATGGCCAATGATCTGCTTAGAAATAGTAACAGTGGTGTAAAAAGGATCCCATATGAAAGGGCGATCAAGGCAGATACTACGCGTGAACATGATTATATCAAATCATATGTAGAAGACCTTGAAAATATCATAGACATGGACATCATCAGCTCTGCCAGGCTCAGGCTCGGAGCCGATGCCATGGGAGGGGCAGGACTGGCATTCTGGGAACCTATAGCAGAGAGATATGGCCTGAATATTGAGGTTAAAAACCAGTATGCGGATCCTACGTTCCGATTTATGACTGTTGATAAAGACGGCAGGATCAGAATGGACTGCTCCTCTCCCTACGCCATGGTCAGCCTTATCAACCTCAGGGATCAATATGACATAGCCTTTGGTAATGACCCGGACTTTGACCGTCACGGGATTGTTACCCCTGGTGCAGGACTGATGAATCCGAATCACTATCTGTTAGTTGCCATCTGGTATCTGTTCCAGAACAGGAATGGGTGGAGGAGTGATGCCGCCGTTGGAAAAACCCTCGTCAGCAGCAGCATGATAGACAGGGTAGCAAAACACCTGGGAAGAAGGCTTTCAGAAGTACCTGTTGGATTCAAGTGGTTTGTTGAAGGGCTTATTGATGGTTCCTGCGGGTTTGGCGGTGAGGAGAGTGCAGGGGCATCTTTTCTGAGGAAGGATGGAACCGTCTGGACCACGGATAAGGACGGGTTTATTATGGATCTGCTTGCTGCAGAGATGACGGCAAGGACGGGCCGCGATCCGGGGGAACATTATCATGATCTGACAGAGATGTTTGGAGATCCTGTCTATGAGAGAATTGATGTTGCTTCATCCAGAGAACAAAAGAAGATTCTTGAAAGGCTCTCACCTGATCAGATTACCACAACTTTACTGGCGGGAGAAAAGATCATTTCAACATTCACGACGGCCCCGGGAAATGGGGCGCCTATCGGCGGTCTAAAGGTCGTTACAGAAAATGGATGGTTTGCCGCAAGGCCCTCAGGGACAGAGGATATCTACAAGGTCTATGCAGAGAGTTTCAGGGGAAAAGAACACCTCAGGGAGATCCAGGTTGAGGCAGAGGAGATCATCCGTAACACATTCAAGACCGCAGGAGTTTTATGA
- the bamA gene encoding outer membrane protein assembly factor BamA produces the protein MYFIYSLFLAAILLTAQCSYAQDSLSTFAGRPVSSITTFTDTGITGKDVEEECNIKTGELLSLPQVRDCIIHYYRKGIFKDVSAEAVQEGDGVGLRFHFVEKMKIADIKIKGNKYFSAKKIKAAITLNKGGELSDEKITVSKENIIKLYKEAGFFNVSLVILTNPEGDSKKSDIEINIEEKGRARISDITFSGYKVFDDEKLRSLLRTGRNDYYNERDMFSGIKAITNYYYKKGYIKALVNAPELIYDRVREEVSVNLPIDAGPHIEIKFEGANAVSPAALTKELLIWKERAYDSSVIDESADHITEFYQKKGYYFVSVSYKVEKPDDRNIRIVFIIKEGKSITIKNISFIGNSFFKDETLKEYVDIKEGGFLNDDVLKEGLRGIASLYRSNGFLAVRITHEVLYIEEAQAVSVDINVDEGPQTLLSQIRLEGNNSFSREEILISSKSRVGKPYNESQIVDDIYNIQSFYLRKGYIYVSVEQKTTFNDDNTTAVVDYIIRENNPVYIGEISLTGNSFTKERVIRRELLIKEDDLFSYEKIFRSQRQLQNLGIFKNAKVDILNPDIKEEKKKISVSIEEGYPGRVEFGIGYGDVERIRGMIEGGYKNLFGTGRQISLRAEGSSIEQKYSINYKEPWVLGYKMDGRLNLVDLAENKSSFNRRTLGFSVGLDKKISDRITGSLIYQYEDVKLSDVQSEAILTPEDTGKVEISTINPSVIIDRRDDPFNPSKGSLFSISFREAAKILGSRPQFAKITVQDSHYFSPISKLVAALSVRGGVAWNFGESNEVPIFERYFVGGRSTIRGYDQDKAGIPGKTITYDGKSWTPTGGNMMLVLNGELRFPLFRGIGMVVFIDGGNVWRNVDEFDMSEIRATSGAGIRYNTPVGPLRLDVGCKLDREKGEDTCTPHFTLGHAF, from the coding sequence ATGTATTTCATATATTCATTATTTCTTGCTGCTATTTTATTAACTGCTCAATGCTCATATGCTCAGGATAGTCTGAGTACATTTGCCGGCAGGCCGGTATCATCTATAACTACGTTTACTGATACCGGCATAACAGGCAAAGATGTAGAAGAGGAGTGCAATATCAAGACAGGTGAGTTGCTTTCGCTCCCTCAGGTAAGAGATTGTATCATCCATTATTACAGGAAAGGAATCTTTAAAGATGTTAGTGCAGAGGCCGTGCAGGAAGGAGACGGAGTTGGTCTCAGGTTCCACTTTGTTGAAAAGATGAAGATAGCTGACATCAAAATAAAAGGTAATAAATATTTTTCAGCAAAGAAGATTAAGGCGGCTATTACGCTTAATAAAGGAGGGGAGTTATCGGATGAGAAGATTACAGTATCAAAAGAGAATATCATCAAGTTATATAAAGAGGCCGGATTTTTTAATGTATCGTTAGTTATACTCACTAATCCCGAGGGTGACTCTAAGAAGTCGGACATAGAGATTAATATAGAGGAAAAAGGGAGGGCCCGGATTTCAGATATAACGTTTTCTGGCTATAAGGTCTTTGATGACGAAAAACTAAGATCACTTCTCAGAACAGGCAGGAACGATTATTATAATGAAAGAGATATGTTTTCGGGTATAAAGGCTATTACCAACTATTATTATAAGAAAGGCTATATTAAAGCGCTTGTCAATGCACCGGAATTGATTTATGACAGGGTCAGGGAGGAGGTCTCTGTTAATCTCCCAATAGATGCCGGTCCTCATATAGAGATTAAATTTGAGGGTGCAAATGCTGTTAGCCCGGCTGCCCTTACGAAGGAGCTTCTGATATGGAAAGAAAGGGCATATGACAGCTCCGTTATTGATGAATCTGCTGATCATATTACAGAATTTTATCAGAAAAAAGGGTATTACTTTGTGTCAGTCTCATACAAAGTTGAGAAACCGGATGACAGAAATATACGTATCGTCTTTATCATTAAGGAAGGTAAGTCAATCACTATAAAGAATATCAGTTTTATTGGAAATTCTTTTTTTAAGGACGAAACACTCAAGGAATATGTTGATATTAAAGAAGGGGGATTTTTAAATGATGATGTCCTGAAGGAGGGATTGAGGGGCATAGCGAGTCTCTACAGGAGCAACGGCTTTCTTGCTGTCAGGATAACTCATGAGGTCTTATATATAGAAGAAGCTCAAGCCGTCAGCGTTGATATCAATGTTGATGAAGGTCCGCAGACCCTGTTATCACAGATCCGTCTTGAAGGCAATAATTCATTCAGCAGGGAGGAGATTCTTATCAGTAGTAAGTCAAGGGTTGGAAAGCCGTATAACGAATCACAGATAGTAGATGACATATACAATATACAGTCGTTTTACCTCAGGAAGGGTTATATATATGTATCCGTAGAGCAAAAAACCACATTTAATGATGATAATACTACTGCTGTAGTTGATTATATAATACGTGAAAATAATCCTGTTTACATAGGGGAAATAAGTTTGACAGGCAACTCGTTTACAAAGGAAAGGGTGATCAGGCGGGAATTGCTTATTAAGGAGGATGACCTGTTCAGCTATGAGAAAATATTCCGAAGTCAGAGACAATTGCAGAATCTGGGTATATTTAAGAATGCTAAGGTTGACATTCTGAACCCTGATATAAAGGAAGAGAAGAAAAAAATATCTGTCAGTATAGAAGAGGGTTATCCCGGACGGGTAGAGTTTGGAATAGGTTATGGAGATGTGGAAAGGATAAGGGGAATGATCGAGGGCGGGTATAAAAATCTATTCGGGACAGGCCGTCAGATATCGTTACGCGCAGAGGGTAGTTCAATAGAACAAAAATATAGCATCAACTATAAAGAACCGTGGGTACTTGGTTATAAGATGGACGGCAGGCTTAATTTAGTTGACTTGGCTGAAAATAAAAGTAGTTTTAACAGAAGGACACTCGGTTTCTCTGTCGGATTAGATAAAAAAATCAGTGATCGTATAACAGGGTCATTAATATACCAGTATGAGGATGTGAAACTCTCTGATGTCCAGTCGGAGGCCATTCTGACACCGGAAGACACTGGAAAGGTTGAAATATCAACAATCAACCCCTCCGTAATCATTGACAGACGGGATGATCCGTTTAATCCGTCTAAGGGCTCTCTATTTAGTATTTCATTCCGTGAGGCTGCCAAGATTCTTGGATCGAGACCACAGTTTGCCAAGATAACGGTTCAGGACAGTCATTATTTCTCACCAATAAGTAAGCTTGTTGCCGCATTATCAGTCCGCGGCGGAGTGGCATGGAACTTTGGTGAATCAAATGAAGTGCCAATATTTGAAAGGTACTTTGTCGGGGGTCGAAGTACGATACGCGGATATGATCAGGACAAGGCTGGCATTCCAGGGAAGACGATAACATATGATGGTAAATCGTGGACGCCAACAGGAGGGAATATGATGCTTGTACTTAATGGTGAGCTCAGGTTTCCTCTCTTTAGAGGTATCGGGATGGTAGTCTTTATTGATGGAGGCAACGTCTGGAGAAATGTGGATGAGTTTGATATGTCTGAGATCAGGGCAACCTCAGGTGCAGGGATTCGTTATAATACCCCGGTTGGTCCTCTAAGACTTGATGTAGGTTGCAAGCTGGACCGGGAAAAGGGAGAGGATACCTGTACACCACATTTTACGCTGGGGCATGCTTTTTAG
- a CDS encoding translocation/assembly module TamB domain-containing protein gives MKSKYVIVFSIIVFSLLIISASIYLEREYLTRIIEQKVLHIVEDSIGRRITFSDSQINLFPFYWNLNNTYMTEKDDGKVLLTAKETRVYLSLANLLSKRVHIGNIRLVEPSLTIRRYPDGSMNIAGLFPDTPKTGWVVKIEKIQVVKGRIRIDDQLKERDVLLTNSEGFVYPDLVRKEVTTDLSATGDYRDPYISKKKLNVKGVLVFVAKEKKLERVKIRKINISSAGGSNVYGEGYIRGDDYVELTGNMSILLKDIASDIPGKKDLIGKVTFKGGIRGMLPQPAVEGTVDAEEVAYDGVKYGKVRGRLLWEDDLLSLSGLKGHVLGGDIDGNISIRQSDGTPSYTVNIKGKAVEPYAPLSRYLPGVTASIDEKGTVNAEISVNGSGHDMDEIEARGWLTYKDESQDLSVSGQLNKGLNLSAGFTGGLRDIASYLHIPYFPLHGPASLSGDVSGNMEKPVVSGIITMPEGIVNGVAFDSITADISLSGGNLTLKPVVFRKMDAVYSVTGTIKFRSPGFKDPYFDLGGDITLGIPKDISAIFYKEIPVDMKASGRIKFAGEAHDFSGSADMNVSTFSVYGQKFDSGHVAVSLTTERVIFDKVKVERSDESVVGSGWIEYSGESKGTFHAELDSQQFNLQNWEILKSTFSSVSGAGTFSVKGSGKLSAPVLEAVINVPHLMINGTDTGQTQLTVSKSGDELKLSGKLMDIDYKGTVGWNRDAPFEIFAQIKNSSLNTFLLLFKPSLARDITATVTGEFTLKGLLSDLKTLDAKALISEFTANYGEYSVENDGDLQFSIQEGRLSLDIVRFKGEGTSLGMIGTISLHGESNVFTNGEADLRLLSLFTPEIKYSRGKMFIAFLMSGDLKNPAIQGGLVIKDGTLRSNTLKQTLEGAELSLFFNGREIVLESMSGRLGGGTVNVTGKVTTEDFVVKEFGFVLEIADAIFRYPEGLTTKIDGTLVFQGTPESKGLKGEINLEKASYERNISIRSLIFELRKKKANNEQPLPFIGNTDINIYITGKKDLWINNNIAKLPYEVDLILKGTIDHPLLFGRMEALDGTFIFNRNDFKVISASLDFVSPDSINPVIDLHASTEVRGYLIDMRLSGTTDRVDLSLSSDPSLSETDILALLTTGQTASEASDTLAEVGAFEATAFLAAPIQEKLEETLSDFIKVDRFQVDPYYSNSTSSAGARLTVGKRLMDDRLYVTYTTGLTTVEELIKLEYLLSRNVFLVGERDELGRVSGDIKFRFEFK, from the coding sequence TTGAAAAGTAAGTATGTGATTGTTTTCTCCATTATTGTTTTCTCCCTCCTCATAATTTCTGCGTCAATTTATCTGGAACGTGAATACCTCACGCGTATAATTGAACAAAAGGTCTTACATATAGTTGAAGATTCCATAGGTCGGAGAATTACATTTTCTGACAGTCAGATAAACCTGTTCCCCTTTTACTGGAACCTTAATAATACATATATGACAGAGAAAGACGATGGCAAGGTTCTGCTGACAGCTAAAGAGACCAGGGTCTATCTCAGTCTTGCCAATTTACTAAGTAAAAGAGTACACATCGGAAATATCAGGTTGGTTGAGCCGTCCCTTACCATAAGAAGATATCCTGACGGCAGTATGAACATTGCAGGCCTCTTTCCTGACACACCAAAGACCGGATGGGTCGTGAAGATTGAAAAAATCCAGGTGGTAAAGGGACGTATAAGGATTGATGATCAGCTAAAAGAGAGAGATGTCTTACTGACGAACTCTGAGGGATTCGTATATCCTGACCTGGTCAGGAAGGAAGTCACTACGGACCTCTCAGCTACAGGTGATTATAGGGACCCATATATATCCAAAAAAAAACTCAATGTTAAGGGGGTCCTTGTCTTTGTGGCAAAAGAGAAGAAATTAGAAAGGGTTAAAATCAGGAAGATTAACATCTCTTCGGCAGGCGGATCAAATGTTTACGGCGAAGGATATATCAGGGGGGATGACTATGTGGAACTTACGGGGAACATGTCCATATTACTGAAAGATATAGCCTCTGACATCCCAGGCAAAAAAGACTTAATCGGCAAAGTAACATTTAAGGGAGGCATTAGAGGAATGCTGCCGCAGCCTGCAGTAGAAGGGACTGTTGACGCGGAGGAGGTTGCATACGATGGTGTTAAATATGGTAAGGTCAGGGGAAGGCTATTATGGGAAGATGATCTTTTATCACTTTCAGGTCTTAAAGGTCATGTCCTTGGAGGTGATATAGATGGAAACATAAGTATCAGGCAATCAGATGGAACACCATCGTATACGGTAAATATAAAAGGAAAGGCTGTAGAACCATATGCGCCTTTGTCCCGCTATCTGCCAGGTGTTACTGCGTCTATAGATGAGAAGGGCACGGTGAATGCAGAGATATCGGTCAATGGCAGTGGACATGACATGGATGAGATTGAAGCCAGAGGGTGGCTTACATATAAAGATGAAAGTCAGGATCTCTCTGTTTCAGGGCAGTTAAACAAAGGGCTTAACCTGAGTGCCGGCTTTACAGGAGGATTAAGAGACATAGCAAGTTATCTCCATATACCCTACTTTCCCCTGCACGGACCTGCATCTCTAAGCGGTGATGTTTCAGGAAACATGGAGAAACCTGTGGTGAGTGGCATTATTACTATGCCTGAAGGTATCGTAAACGGGGTAGCCTTTGATTCAATTACAGCAGATATTTCTTTATCAGGAGGCAATCTGACACTGAAGCCGGTGGTCTTCAGAAAGATGGATGCTGTTTACAGCGTGACCGGCACTATCAAGTTCCGGTCACCAGGTTTTAAAGACCCGTATTTCGACCTGGGGGGCGACATAACGCTGGGAATCCCTAAGGATATTAGCGCTATATTCTATAAAGAAATACCGGTAGATATGAAGGCAAGCGGCAGGATAAAATTTGCCGGAGAAGCACATGATTTCTCCGGAAGTGCAGATATGAATGTTTCAACTTTTTCAGTATACGGACAGAAGTTCGACAGCGGTCATGTGGCTGTATCGCTCACAACGGAGAGGGTAATTTTTGACAAAGTAAAGGTGGAGCGCAGTGATGAGTCTGTAGTTGGAAGCGGCTGGATAGAATACAGCGGAGAGTCAAAGGGGACTTTTCATGCAGAACTGGATTCTCAGCAGTTTAACCTGCAGAATTGGGAAATACTAAAGAGTACCTTTTCTTCCGTGAGTGGTGCAGGGACATTTAGTGTAAAGGGAAGCGGTAAGTTGAGTGCTCCTGTTTTGGAGGCTGTGATTAATGTCCCGCATCTTATGATTAACGGAACAGACACTGGTCAAACGCAGCTGACGGTGTCAAAATCAGGGGATGAACTGAAGCTCAGCGGAAAACTTATGGATATAGATTATAAGGGTACCGTGGGGTGGAACAGGGATGCACCGTTTGAGATATTTGCACAAATTAAGAATAGCAGCCTGAATACATTCCTCCTGCTTTTTAAACCATCGCTGGCACGCGATATTACGGCTACTGTGACAGGGGAGTTTACATTAAAAGGCCTTCTATCTGATTTGAAGACATTAGATGCAAAGGCCCTGATTTCAGAATTTACAGCTAATTATGGCGAATATAGCGTAGAAAACGATGGAGATTTACAATTCAGTATTCAGGAAGGCAGGTTGTCACTTGATATCGTCAGGTTTAAGGGAGAAGGGACATCACTTGGTATGATAGGCACTATCTCTCTGCATGGAGAGTCTAATGTCTTCACAAATGGCGAGGCTGATCTGAGACTACTATCACTCTTTACCCCTGAGATCAAATACAGCAGGGGAAAGATGTTCATTGCATTTTTGATGAGCGGTGACTTAAAGAACCCCGCGATTCAGGGCGGACTTGTTATAAAGGATGGTACCCTCAGGAGCAATACATTAAAGCAGACACTGGAAGGAGCAGAGTTGTCGCTATTTTTTAATGGACGTGAAATTGTGCTTGAATCAATGAGCGGCCGCCTTGGCGGCGGCACTGTCAATGTCACAGGCAAGGTAACTACAGAGGACTTCGTTGTAAAAGAGTTCGGGTTCGTCCTGGAGATAGCTGATGCCATTTTCAGGTATCCGGAAGGACTTACAACGAAGATTGACGGAACGCTTGTTTTTCAGGGGACACCGGAGTCAAAGGGACTGAAGGGTGAGATAAACCTGGAAAAGGCTTCCTATGAAAGAAACATAAGCATCCGATCGCTTATCTTTGAACTCCGGAAAAAGAAGGCAAATAACGAACAACCCCTGCCCTTTATAGGAAACACAGATATTAATATATATATTACCGGAAAGAAGGACCTCTGGATAAATAATAACATTGCCAAACTTCCCTATGAGGTTGATCTCATCCTGAAGGGGACCATAGATCACCCGCTGCTTTTTGGGAGGATGGAGGCACTTGACGGGACATTTATATTCAACAGAAATGATTTTAAGGTGATTTCTGCTTCCCTGGACTTTGTCAGTCCGGATAGCATCAATCCTGTAATTGATCTCCACGCGTCAACAGAGGTTAGAGGATACTTGATAGACATGAGGCTTTCCGGAACAACTGACAGAGTTGATCTTTCACTCAGTTCTGACCCTTCTCTGAGCGAGACTGATATTCTTGCACTTCTGACAACAGGTCAGACGGCCTCAGAGGCATCCGATACACTGGCTGAAGTGGGCGCTTTTGAGGCAACAGCATTTCTTGCGGCGCCGATTCAGGAAAAACTGGAAGAGACTTTAAGTGATTTTATAAAGGTTGACAGGTTTCAGGTAGACCCTTACTATTCGAATTCAACGTCATCAGCAGGCGCAAGGCTTACTGTCGGCAAGAGATTAATGGATGACAGGCTCTATGTTACATATACCACAGGTCTTACTACTGTAGAAGAGCTCATTAAGCTCGAGTACCTTCTCAGCAGGAATGTTTTCCTTGTTGGTGAGAGGGATGAGCTTGGAAGAGTGAGCGGGGATATCAAGTTCAGGTTTGAGTTCAAATGA
- a CDS encoding DUF1844 domain-containing protein, protein MQDDDQFTIRDKRRFKEDGDAADVPKDQEPGHEKREEAGAEEQSYSIPTEINFAAFTFSLGRSAFIHLGEEPDPVSGIKKVSLQLAKETIDIISMLEEKTKGNLTQEEGQLIKNLLYALRMRYVELVSKKSA, encoded by the coding sequence ATGCAGGATGATGATCAGTTTACGATAAGGGATAAGAGGCGATTTAAAGAGGATGGGGATGCTGCCGATGTTCCGAAAGATCAGGAACCCGGACATGAGAAGCGGGAAGAGGCTGGCGCTGAAGAGCAGTCTTACTCGATTCCAACTGAAATTAATTTTGCAGCATTTACATTCTCCCTTGGCAGGTCAGCTTTTATACATCTTGGCGAAGAACCGGATCCTGTCAGCGGCATAAAGAAGGTATCACTTCAATTGGCTAAAGAGACTATTGATATTATCTCAATGCTTGAAGAAAAGACAAAGGGTAACCTTACTCAGGAAGAAGGTCAGTTAATTAAGAACCTCTTGTATGCCTTGCGGATGAGGTATGTTGAATTAGTTTCCAAGAAAAGTGCTTGA
- a CDS encoding ComF family protein, with translation MFQILKYIQDDRGVSDRGLYLRMKLLSHAINLIFPSACKNCNRMVSADAVTPYFCKECWQGIEWLDFPSCPRCGVPYVNNYFDTGKKSWPGQSAAGHICGDCREKPPYFDMSVSAGRYTGALSEAIKLFKYKKKIQLGKKLAEQALTSSLIERTVREVHFPRTTDKVCGFPAYRAESAVSAKTVIVPVPLHVKRLREREFNQSAIIGSVFGRILGIPIAANALVRHRHTRPQVELDGKDRKENVSGAFSVDDRKIIECKEIILVDDVYTSGSTINECSRVLKENGADRVYVITIARMVE, from the coding sequence TTGTTTCAGATCCTTAAATACATTCAGGATGACCGCGGTGTGAGTGACAGGGGGCTTTATCTTCGTATGAAACTGCTGTCTCATGCAATAAACTTGATTTTTCCCTCAGCGTGTAAAAACTGCAATAGAATGGTCTCTGCAGATGCAGTTACACCCTATTTCTGTAAGGAGTGCTGGCAGGGTATCGAGTGGTTAGACTTTCCATCCTGTCCGAGGTGCGGAGTGCCATATGTTAATAATTATTTTGATACCGGCAAGAAATCCTGGCCCGGACAATCTGCTGCAGGTCACATTTGCGGAGACTGTCGTGAGAAACCTCCATATTTTGACATGTCCGTATCGGCTGGCCGTTATACAGGTGCATTGTCTGAGGCCATAAAGCTCTTTAAATATAAAAAAAAGATACAACTTGGGAAAAAGCTGGCTGAGCAGGCGCTGACATCTTCTTTAATTGAAAGAACAGTTCGAGAAGTTCATTTCCCTCGAACTACTGATAAAGTGTGCGGCTTCCCTGCCTATCGGGCTGAATCAGCTGTTTCAGCGAAAACAGTGATTGTACCCGTTCCTCTTCATGTTAAACGGCTCAGGGAACGTGAGTTTAACCAGTCAGCCATCATAGGTTCAGTATTTGGGAGGATCCTCGGCATTCCAATTGCAGCAAACGCTCTCGTACGCCATCGCCACACAAGACCACAGGTTGAACTGGACGGCAAGGATAGAAAAGAAAACGTATCAGGGGCTTTTAGTGTTGATGACAGAAAGATTATAGAGTGTAAAGAGATAATCCTCGTGGATGACGTCTACACATCAGGGTCAACAATCAATGAGTGCTCAAGGGTTTTGAAGGAAAACGGAGCTGACAGGGTATATGTAATTACTATTGCGCGGATGGTGGAATGA
- the rlmN gene encoding 23S rRNA (adenine(2503)-C(2))-methyltransferase RlmN encodes MLVKKTDLKNLSLTELEEFSLSSGLQRYRGRQIFHWVYGKSVESPEMMTDLSKESRELLSGKAYISKLLEIRRQVSSDGTEKFLFKLEDGHSVESVLIPEEDRLTLCISTQVGCGMGCTFCLTGKGGLVRNMKSSEIVSQVLLVQKGLPERMGITNIVIMGMGEPLSNYNNVTKAIEILKHPMGPAIGARRITLSTSGLVPGIRKLGGCSLNINLAISLNASTDEQRSSIMPINKKYPLKNLLDACRNYPLRKGRMLSFEYVLLEGINDSPEDARRVSKLLKGLQCKINLIPFNEFPGSPYKRPSEQSVYRFQEILVNNNYSVFIRKSRGRDILAACGQLREEIIPPSAQ; translated from the coding sequence ATTCTTGTGAAAAAAACAGACCTGAAAAATCTAAGTTTAACAGAACTGGAGGAGTTTTCGCTTTCTTCAGGGCTGCAAAGGTACAGAGGGCGTCAAATATTTCACTGGGTTTACGGTAAGAGTGTGGAGTCACCTGAAATGATGACGGACCTCTCAAAAGAGAGCCGTGAGCTCCTATCCGGGAAGGCATACATAAGCAAATTGCTTGAAATCAGGAGGCAGGTATCTTCTGATGGTACAGAAAAATTCCTGTTTAAGCTTGAGGATGGTCACAGTGTAGAAAGTGTTCTGATACCGGAGGAAGACCGTTTAACACTCTGCATATCAACGCAGGTTGGATGCGGGATGGGTTGCACATTCTGCCTCACAGGTAAAGGCGGGCTCGTGAGAAATATGAAAAGCTCAGAGATAGTAAGCCAGGTTCTCCTGGTTCAGAAGGGTCTGCCGGAGAGAATGGGAATCACGAATATTGTGATAATGGGTATGGGTGAACCCCTGTCGAATTATAATAATGTGACTAAAGCAATTGAAATCCTTAAGCACCCTATGGGGCCTGCTATCGGAGCCCGCAGGATTACGCTCTCGACCTCCGGGCTTGTACCGGGAATCAGGAAACTGGGGGGATGCAGTCTGAACATCAACCTTGCAATATCTCTGAATGCATCAACAGATGAACAGAGGAGCTCGATAATGCCGATAAATAAAAAATACCCATTGAAAAATCTGCTCGATGCGTGCAGGAACTATCCCCTTCGCAAGGGCAGGATGCTGAGCTTTGAATATGTCCTCCTTGAAGGGATTAATGACAGCCCGGAAGACGCAAGGCGTGTTTCCAAGCTGCTCAAGGGATTACAATGCAAGATTAACCTGATACCTTTTAACGAGTTTCCAGGATCCCCTTATAAGAGGCCGTCTGAGCAGTCTGTTTACAGGTTTCAGGAGATACTTGTCAATAACAATTACTCAGTATTTATTAGAAAGTCACGCGGCCGAGATATCCTTGCCGCATGCGGTCAATTGAGGGAGGAGATCATTCCACCATCCGCGCAATAG